A part of Pseudomonadota bacterium genomic DNA contains:
- the gvpA gene encoding gas vesicle structural protein GvpA (There are 14 genes on the gvp gene cluster in halophilic archaea. The product of gvpA is a structural component of gas vesicles, which provide buoyancy to cells and promote flotation. It has been reported that the products of gvpAO and gvpFGJKLM represent the minimal set required for gas vesicle formation in halophilic archaea.), which yields MAVEKAIGSSSLVEVIDRILDKGVVVDAWVRVSLVGIEILAIEARVVVASVETYLKYAEAIGLTATAA from the coding sequence ATGGCAGTAGAAAAAGCAATCGGATCCAGCAGTTTGGTCGAGGTCATCGACAGAATACTCGATAAGGGTGTTGTTGTCGACGCATGGGTAAGGGTTTCTCTGGTAGGCATTGAGATACTCGCAATCGAAGCGAGAGTGGTCGTGGCATCAGTCGAGACATACTTAAAGTATGCCGAAGCAATAGGCCTGACAGCAACAGCGGCTTAA